The Faecalibacterium sp. I3-3-33 DNA window CCGTCACTACCCCCAAGGAGGAGCAGGCAAAGCAGCCTACCATTATTTATGTGATGGACGAGTCCTACTGGGATGTTTCTGAGCTGGAACAGTACGGCATCACCTTTGATACCGATGTATCGCAGAACCTCCACGCTCTGCAGCAGACCAGCGCCTACGGCAGGGCATACAGCCCCAGTTTTGGCGGCGGCACCTGTGACGTGGAATTTGAAGCGCTGACCGGCTACTCCGTGTCCTTCCTGCCCAGCGGCAGCAAGCCCTACCAGCAGCACGTCACAAAGCCCATGTTCGCCCTGCCCAATTACCTCAAGCTCAAGGGCTACCAGACCGCTGCGGTGCACTGCTTCTGGGCAAAATACTGGAGCCGCGATAAGGCCTACCCCAACCTCGGCTTCAGCGATTTTATCAGTCTGGAAGATATGCACGGCGTGACCAAGGTGCGCAAGCACTACTGGACCAGCGGCCTTGTGACCGATGACTCCATGGCCGACCAGATCATTCAGCAGTACGAGAAGATGAGCACTTCCTCTGATAAGCCCATCTTCCTGCACGCGGTCACCATGCAGAACCATACCAATTATAATAGGGATAACTACCCGGACGATGAGCGGGTGCACGTTGTATCCCACCCGGTGGGGCTCAAGAGCAGCACCGTGGGCGCGCTGGAAGATTTCGCTACCGGCATCCGGGATGCAGACGCCATGCTGGGCAAGCTGACGGCGTATTTCTCTCAGGTGGACGAGCCGGTCATTCTGGTGTTCTGGGGCGACCATTATAACCCCATCGATTCCAACTACGATGTCTACACCACCACCGGCTACGCTAGCGGCTCCAGCACTGACCCCCGTCTGCACCAGACCACGCTGCTGATGTGGTCGAATTACAGCCAGCAGCAGGTGGACTTTGGCACCATTGCCGCCTACGATATCTCCCCGGTGATGATGGAGCTGTTTGGGCTGGAGCAGCCGCTGTACTTCCAGTTCCTCAACCGGCAGCTGCGGGTTGCCAGCCGCAGCTGCACCCGCGGCACCACCATGAACCTGGACGGCACCACCACCCAGCAGCCCACGGAGTTCCAGCAGCGCTGGACGAACGAGCACTGGATGCTGCAATACGACCTGATGTTCGGCAAGGGATACGCCCTCAACCGCATGGGTGTTGCGGGCCTGAGCGGGATGAATACGGGCAAATAAGAGAAAAAACAAGGAATTCTTTATACAAAACAGAGAAAACTACTTGCAACCGCATTCTTTTTGTGCTATTATAACAAAGCATTACACACGCATCACTATGCCCTTTTGTGCCCTTTTGGGTTGAGGGCAGTCCGCCGGTACCCGATGTACCGTGCAGATCACGGTGTGCGGAGGCAAAACAATATCTGGAGGTATTTTATTATGGCAGTCGTTTCTATGAAGCAGCTTCTCGAGGCAGGTGTGCACTTCGGTCACCAGACCCGCCGCTGGAACCCCAAGATGGCTAAGTACATCTTCACCGAGCGCAATGGTATCTATATCATTGACCTGCAGAAGACCGTGAAGAAGCTGGACGAGGCTTACAACTACGTGAAGGAAGTTGCAGCTGAGGGCGGCGACATCCTGTTCGTCGGCACCAAGAAGCAGGCTCAGGAGTCCATCCGTGACGAGGCTCTGCGCTGCGGCATGCACTACGTCAACGCTCGTTGGCTGGGCGGCATGATGACCAACTTCCGCACCATCCGTAAGCGTATCGACCGTATGGATCAGCTGGCTAAGATGAAGGAGAACGGCACCTTCGAGCTGCTGCCCAAGAAGGAAGTTGCTAAGCTGGAGCTGGAGATGGAGAAGCTGGACAAGTACCTGGGCGGTGTCAAGAACATGAAGACCCTGCCGAAGGCTATGTTCATCGTCGATCCTCACAAGGAGCGCATCGCTGTTGCTGAGGCCCGCAAGCTGAACATCCCCATCGTTGCTATCGTTGATACCAACTGCAACCCCGATGAGATCGACTACGTGATCCCCGGCAACGACGACGCTATCCGCGCTGTCAAGCTGATCGCCGGCGCTATGGCTGACGCTGTGCTGGAAGGCAAGCAGGGCAACCAGGAAGCCGCTCCCGCCGAGGACGCAGCAAACGCCTGATTTCCCATTCCGCAACCAATCAAATAACGTGTAAGGGAGAAAACAAAAATGGCTATTTCTGCAAAGGACGTTATGGAACTGCGCAAGCAGACCGACTGCGGCATGATGGAGTGCAAGAAGGCTCTGACCGAGGCTGACGGCAACTTCGAGAAGGCAATCGAGATCCTGCGCGAGCGTGGTCTGGCTACCGCCGCCAAGAAGGCAAGCCGCGTTGCTGCCGAGGGTATGGTCTACGCTGACTACTGCCCCGCTTGCAAGGTCGGTGTTGTCATCGAGGTCAACGCTGAGACCGACTTCGTTGCCAAGAACGACAAGTTCGTTGACTTCGTCAAGGAGGCCACCAAGGTCATCATGAAGCAGAACCCCGCTGATGTCGAGGCTCTGATGGCATGCAAGACCGAGTCTGGCGAGACCGTTGACGAGGCTCTGAAGAACCTGATCCTGGTCATCAAGGAGAACATCAAGGTTCGCCGCTTCACCCGTTACGAGGGCGTCTGCTCTGCATACGTCCACGGCGGCGGCACCCACGGCATTCTGGTCAACTTCGAGACCACCAACGACATCGACGCTAAGGACGAGTTCGTTGCTTACGGCAAGGACATCGCTATGCAGGTCGCTGCTGCGAACCCCGGCTACGTCGACGAGGCTTCTGTCCCCGCCGAGGTCGTGGCTAAGGAGAAGGAGATCATGCTGGCTCAGATGGCTCAGGATCCCAAGACCGCTAACAAGCCTGAGGCTGTGAAGGAGAAGATGATCGAGGGCAAGATCAAGAAGTTCTTCAAGGAGAACTGCCTGGTCGATCAGGAGTTCGTCAAGGACGGCGACCTGACCGTTGCTCAGTACACCGCTAAGGTCGCTAAGGATCTGGGCGGCGAGATCAAGATCGTCAAGTTCGCCCGCTTTGTCAAGGGCGAGGGTCTGGAGAAGCGTGCTGACGACTTCGCATCTGAAGTTGCAAGCATGGTGAAGTAATTTAAACTTCCAAAGACAAAAGGGGAGCCGCAGTACCTGTAACAGGGGGCTGCGGCTCCTTTTTGTATGTTTGTGAAAATGCAAATACCGGGCAGCCCGCAGACTGCCCGGTATTGCTATAAAAAGTTTTTTGTTTATGCTTCGTCCAAAACTTCTTTGGGATCCTCAATGGCGTCCTCGATCGTCTCCTCTACATCCATCGTTTCTTCAGCGTCCGGTGCAGCGAACAGTTCCTGGATCTGATCCCGCAGCCAGAGCAGACGGTTATCCAGTGCCTTGTCCCGTGCCAGCAGCGGTGCAATGATCTCGGGCTTGTCAGTGATCAGGTCATCCACGCCCAGCTGCAGCAGCTTTTCGGCATCCTGCTGACGGTTGATGGTCCATGCGGAGATGGTCTTGCCGCGCAGATGGATCTGCTGCACCATACCGGCGGTGATAAAGGTCGATTCCACACTGAAAAAGTCTGCGGCGGGCAGGTCATAGTATGTGCCCACGCCCAGCGCAAGAATATACCCGGTAGTAATGTCTGGGTCCAGTTCCTTCACCTTGCACAGGGTCTCGTAGCTCTGGGAGGTGACCACGCAGTCTGCACCGTAATCGTATGCGTGGATCAGACGCACCGTTTCAGACTCCAATGTTGGCGTAAAGGTGCTGGGCTTGATCTCAATGTTCAGCTCTGCCTTACCCTTGCACAGTGCCAGAATCTCTTCCAGCGTTGGAATATAAATGCCTGTAAACTGCCGATGGAACCAGCGTCCGGCATCCAGCTGCTGCACCTGTGCATAGGTCAGGTCGTAGATGTTGGCGTTGTAGCCGGTGCACCGGCGCAGGCTGGTGTCGTGGGTCACCACGGCTACGCCATCAGAGGTCATCTGCACGTCCAGCTCAATGCGGGGACTGCCATCTTCCAGCGCGGCCTCGAAGGCAGCCATGGTATTTTCCGGTGCACGGGAAGAGTAGCCCCGGTGGTAGGTGATCACCGGGTCGGCAAGGCCCAGAACGCTTTGCAGCGGCTGCGTTTGCGGGAACAGCAGATATACCGCTGCCACGCCGCAGGTGACCAGTGCGGCGCAGGCCATCATCCCGGCCAGTACCGTCTGCTCACGGTGCAGGGCAGGGAGCACACCGGAAACAATCGGCTGCGCTGTATCGGACTGTCGGATCACTTCATACAGTGCGTCCGTAAGCGTGCTCTGCGCTGCCGTCATGGTACAGTCCATGAGCAGGCAAAGGAACGGTAGCTCGATCAGCAGCGCCGCACGGGAAAGCGCCAGCAGGGCAGCAGTGCTGGCAAAGCCGACACCAAGGATGACACAATAGAACAGCGCTGCTCCGCACAGCAGCATCAGCCCGGTGCGCGCAGCTGCGGTCAGCATCCAGCGCAGTGCCAGTGCAAGCAGCTGCCCGGCGCGGCTGCGCAAAATGTGCAGGCTCTCTACAAACGCACAGCCAAAGCTTTTGCGTTCCAACAGGAATTTTGGCAGCACCACAAGCCCGTCCAGCAGCAGCGCCAGCACACAAAGCACCGCAAGAGTAAATAGAAAACGATTGGTAGCATGCGCTTTCAGCAGCCCCCAGAGATATTCCGGCACGGCAAACTGGGTCAGATGGTTTGCCGCCAGAAAAAAGTCCGTCAGCGGGATCAGGGCAACGCCATACAGCAGCAGCGGGAGGTTCTGCGGCAGAAACACCCGCACAAGGCTGCAAAAGGCGTCCCGGAACACCACCCTTGCCCGCAGCGGTTCCCCGTGCCGTATCCGTGTCAGCAGCTGCAGCATCGTGGCGATTTCATACAGGCTCCAGAAGGCTGCCAGTACCGCCAGCACAGCAATGCACCCGATAATGGCAGGGGAGGCAAAGATGTGGGATGCGGTCTTGTTGTTGAGGTAGCGGATGGGCGCGAACCGCAGCGTCAGCGCCCAGATCAGCTGCAACGCCGGTACGAGCAGGAGGTTTGTCAGTACCTTATAAAACAACAGAAAAAGCAGAAATACCCGCCCCTTTGGCGAAAGCAGGGAACGGGCAGCATCGTGTAGGGAACGGTAGATCTGCTCCTGCTGCCGGAGCTTGGCAGAGAATCGCTTCAAAATAGCTTCAACCTCTTTTTCATTTTTGCCGGGCTTTTCGCGTGCACTGTGCACCGCATGGATACAGTTTGGCAGACTGCCCGGCAATTATGATTTTTAATATTTTAATATAGTGTAACATAAACGCAACCGAAAGAAAACGCAACAGGCGGGTGCAGTTTCGCCAAAAAAACCGGGAAAATTTCTACATCCGTAAAAAGGGCGCGCAGGAACCTTTGCCCAGATAAAACGTGCAAAACGATGATTCGTTAAAAATTTGGCTTTCCATCAGAGATGGATGTTGAATCGCATGGATTTTTATAGAATCTCTTGCATTTTTTTGCCATCTTCTGTATAATGAATATAATTTTGAAAGCTCACACAGACAACCAGGAGGTCTAATTATGGCTTCAAAGATCAATAAGGGAGAAATCCTCGCCAAGTTCTTCGATGACGGGGAATACACTGCGCTGTTTGCTGATGGTGCAGTGAGCGCTGCCTGCGGCTATGCTGCAGGTCAGCAGGCTTACGCTGTTTATCAGAACGGCGAGGCTGTCACCGTAAAGGATGTTGAAAAGAACATCAAGGTTCTGGAAATGGCTGCACAGACCGGCTGCCCGGTGGTCACCTTCTATAACTCGGTAGGTGCAAAGCTGGCCGAGGGTCTAGATGTGCTGACTGCCAGTGCAAAGCTGAATGCACAGATCGCAAAGGTCTCCGGCGTTGTTCCGCAGGTGGCCGTTGTTCTGGGTGTCTGCGGCGGCACCAGCGCTCTGAGCGCTGCCAACGCAGACGTCTGCATCATGACCGAGGGCGCAGAGCTGTTCTTCACCGCTCCGTTCACCTCCGCTGCCAAGGGCGATAAGGTCGCCGATGCAGGCAGCGCCGCTGCTGCCGCCAAGGCAGGCGTGGCTTCCATCGTGGCAGCCGATGCCGCAGAGGCTGCTGAAAAGGCTGCTCACATCGTGGGTCTGCTGCCCGCCAACAACCTGACCGGCCCGGCTATCTTCGAGTTCGAGCAGCCCACCGCTGTTCTGGCTGCCGGTGCCGAGCCCGCAAAGGCTGCTGCCGCTGTGATCGATAAGGACAGCGCCGTGGAGCTGTACGCAGGCTTTGGCAAGTCTGTCTACACCGCATTTGCAACCATCGGCGGCAACGCTGTGGGCGTTGTGGCAACCGGCAAGCAGCTGTGCCACAACTGCGTAGCCAAGGCTTCCCGCTTTGTGCGCCTGTGCGATGCCTTCAGTGTACCTGTGGTCACCATCGTGGATACTGAGGGCTTTGTGCCCAGCGTCACCGATGACGTGGCTGGCGGCATCCGCGAGGCTGCCCGTCTGGCTGCTACCTACGCCGATGCTACCACCGCAAAGGTGGCAGTGCTGGCCGGTAAGGCTGTGGGCCCTGTGTACACCACTTTGGCTGCTGCCGACCTGCGCATTGCTGTGACCGGCTGCACCGTCAGCGCACTGGAGCCCAGCGCCGCTGTCAGCGTGCTGTACAAGGATGAGATCGATGCTTCCGACAACATCATTGCTGCCACCAAGGCAAAGACTGCTGCTTACACCGCTGAGGTGTGCAGCGCTGCCAGCGCAGTGGCTGCCGGTGCTGCCGATATGAGCTGCGATGCCGCCAATGTGCGCGCCAGCGTTGTGGCTGCACTGGAGCTGCTGAGCACCAAGCGCGCCGCTCGCCTGCCCAAGAAGCACGGCAATATGGCCCTGTAAGCGTCCGAATGTAAGTTAATTGAGTTCGATTTTGAATTGGAGGATCCTTCCATGAAGTACTACAATATTACTGTCAATGGTGTTGCTTACAGCGTTTCCGTTGAGGAAACCGCCGCAGGCGCTGCTCCTGTTGCTGCTCCCGTTGCAGCACCCGCCGCACCCAAGGCCGCTCCCGCACCCGCAGCTGCTCCCAAGGCAGCCGCTGGTGCCGCCGGTGCTGTTGCCGTTAAGGCTCCCATGCCCGGCAACATTCTGGATGTCAAGGTCGCTGCCGGTGCTTCTGTCAAGGCCGGCGACGTGCTGGTCATCCTCGAGGCCATGAAGATGGAGAACGAAATCGTTGCTCCGCAGGATGGCACCGTGGCTTCCATCAACGTGAACAAGGGCGATACCGTCAACTCCGGTGACGTTCTGGTTTCCATGAACTAAGGAAGAGGTGACTACCATGGCAAAAAAGCCGATCAAGGTGACCGAGGTCGTCCTGCGTGATGCGCACCAGTCTTTGCTGGCTACCCGTATGACCATGGACGAGATGCGCCCCATCCTGCCCGAAATGGACAAGATCAACTACTTCTCCGTGGAGTGCTGGGGCGGCGCTACGTTCGACAGCTGCATCCGCTTCCTGGACGAGGATCCTTGGGAGCGTCTGCGCATCCTGCGCAAGGAGCTGCCGCACCAGAAGCTGCAGATGCTGTTCCGCGGCCAGAACATGCTGGGCTACCGTCCCTACGCAGATGACGCGGTGGAGTACTTTGTACAGAAGTCCGTTGCCAACGGCATCGACGTCATCCGCATCTTCGACGCTCTGAACGACCCCCGCAATTTGCAGACTGCAATCAAGTCTGCCAACAAGGAGGGCGCTCATGTACAGGGCTGTATCAGCTACACCCTGAGCCCCGTGCACAACAACGAGTATTTTGCAGCCTACGCCAAGACTTTGGAGGAGATGGGCGCAAACTCCATCTGCATCAAGGATATGGCCGGTCTGCTCACCCCCTATACCTGCTATGATCTGGTCAAGAAGCTGAAGGAGACCGTCAGCATCCCTGTGGATATCCACAGCCACTACACTGCTGGTCTGGCTTCCATGTCCATCCTCAAGGGCATCGAGGCAGGAGCCGACATCATTGATACCGCCATGAGCCCCCTGAGCCTTGGCACCAGCCACATGCCCACCGAGAGCTTGGTGGCTGCCCTGCAGGGCACCGACTACGACACTGGTCTGGATCTGAAGCAGCTGAATGTCGTGCGCGCTTACTTTGCAAAGCTGCGCGAAAAGTACATCGCCAACGGCCAGATCAGCCCCAAGAGTCTGGGCGTGGATGCCAACACTTTGCTGTATCAGGTGCCGGGCGGCATGTTCTCCAATATGCTCAAGCAGCTGAAGGATGCTGGCAAGGAAGATAAGCTGGACGAAGTGCTGGCCGAGATCCCCCGCGTCCGTGAGGATGCAGGCTATCCGCCGCTGGTCACCCCCACCAGCCAGATCGTTGGCACGCAGGCTGTGTTCAACGTGATCCTGGGTGAGCGCTACAAGATGGTCACCAAGGAGTTCAAGGGTCTGGTCCACGGCGACTACGGCAAGACTCCCGCTCCTATCAAGCCTGAGTTCACCAAGAAGATCCTTGGCGACGAGCAGCCCATTACCTGCCGCTTTGCCGACACGCTGGCTCCCGAGATGGACAAGCTGAAGGCCGAGGCTGCTAAGTGGGCAACGCAGGAAGAGGACGTGCTGACCTACGCCATGTTCCCGCAGGTCGCTCCCAAGTTCTTCGATAAGCGCAATGCTAAAAAGCAGGGCGTGGACGGCGATCATGTGGACTACACCAACCAGTCTCATCCTGTCTGATCAATAAGTTCCTTTCAAGACTGCTGCACAAAATGCTGTGCAGCAGTCTTTTTTGTGCATCCGGCAAAGGTGCAGGGCGTACTCTGTGGGGGTAGTACTGGAAAAACTTCTGCTTACGCATTGACTTGCCGCCCAATACCTTTTATAATGGTTGGTATAGCCGTACAATACAACAAAAGATGTGGAGGAAAATGCTATGCGAAGCATCCCGGAGCAGCGCATTGCTGAGTTTCAGGAGCAGGACTATCAACTGTATTTTGGCATTTCGAAGCTGGAATTTGACCGGATGCTCCAGGCCCTGCATGAGGCTTACCGTCAGGAGCACAAGCGCAAGACCCGCTTTACCAAGATCTCTATGATGGATAAACTCATCCTGACCTTGATCTATCGCTACGAGTACCGCACGATGGAAAGCATTGCCAAGGAGTACGAGGTCTCTCTGGATACCATTGCTGACAACATCCATTGGGTGGAGCGCACGCTGCTTAACGCGGATATCCTGCAAACCAGTGTGACCTGCGTTTATAAGACGAACTGACATTATAACCCTGCGTGAAAACGCGGGGTTATAATTTTTATAGGAAACATTGCACGAAAAGGCGATATCTGCTGATGCCATGTTATTTTGGCTGTTGCCAAGCATGTAGCAGCAAAAATGGCCACTGCGTTTTTTGCGCGGATGTAGTCTGCACCTTGAATTTTTCAGAAAAGAATAGTAAAATGATGTTATATGTATCGTAACATGGGCTTGTGTGCCCAAAGCGGATACCTATACAGAAAAACCGAAGTTAAACCGCAAAAGAATAGGAGCTAGTATGATCTTAAGCATGACCGGTTTCGGCAGAGGGACTGCCGTGCTCAATGGCCGCGAGATCACTGTGGAGCTGCGCAGCGTGAACTCCCGCTATTTCGAGTATTCCTCCCGCATCCCACGCACCTGCAGTTCTCTGGACAGCCGCCTGAAAAAACAGCTCAACCAGCGGATCTCCCGCGGCAAGGTGGAGCTTAGCATGACCGTGCAGAACGTGGACGCAGCAGATACCGTGGTCGCCGTCAATATGGAGCTTGCCCGCAGTTATCAGCAGGCCATGCGGGACTTGTCCGAGCAGCTTGGGGTCAAAAATGATGTGTCCACCGCCGTTCTGACCCGCTTCCCGGATGTGTTGACCACCCGCCACGCCGATGTGGACGAGGAGCAGCTGTGGCAGGATGTGTCTGCCGTCACCGCGCAGGCGCTGGATCGTTTTGTGGAGATGCGCGCCGCCGAGGGTGCCAAGATGAAGGCCGATGTGGAAAGCCGCCTTGTGTTTCTGGAAGAGTGTGTCGGCAAGGTGGAAGCTTTGAGCGCAGGCCGAGTAGAGAACTACACCAACCGCCTGTACGAAAAGCTCAAGGTCATCCTGCAGGATCGTGACATTGATGATGCCCGTGTGCTGACCGAGGCCGCCATCTTTGGCGATAAGACCGCCGTGGATGAGGAGACTGTCCGTCTGCGCAGCCACATCGCACAGTACCGCGATATCCTGCAGCTGGACGAGCCCGTGGGCCGTAAGCTGGATTTCCTGACGCAGGAGTTGAACCGCGAGACCAATACCATTGGCTCAAAGTGTCAGGATCTGGACATCACCCGCATCGTGGTGGATATGAAAGCGGAGATCGAAAAGATCCGTGAGCAGATCCAGAATCTGGAATAATATGTTGTGGAGGAGCCTATGAAACTCATCAACATCGGCTTTGGCAATATGGTCAGTGCGGGGCGCGTGGTGGCAGTCGTCAGCCCGGACTCTGCACCGGTCAAGCGTCTGGTGAAGGAAGCGCGGGAGCGCGGAATGCTGATCGATGCCTCTTACGGCCGCAGCACCCGGGCAGTGCTCATCATGGACTCCGATCATGTCGTGCTGTCCGCTCTTCAGCCCGAAACGGTGGCAAGCCGCGCCGCAGGGCAGGAGGGCAGAACATCAATGGAGGAAGAAGCATCTCATGGCGAATGATAAATTTCTGTTTGTAGTTTCCGGCGCAGCCGGTACCGGCAAGGACAGCGTGGTCAAGGCACTGCGCGAGGCACACCCCGAGATCGAAAAGACCGTCTCTGCCACCACCCGCGCCCCGCGCCCCGGCGAGCAGGAGGGTGTGGATTACTACTACCGCACCCGTGAGCAGTTCCAGCAGCTGCTGGAGAGCGATCAGGTGGTGGAGCACAACTTCTATAATGGCAATTACTACGGCACCCTGAAGTCCGAGGTGGAAAAGCGGCTGGAGGCCGGTAAGGTGGTCGTGCTGGTCATTGACGTGCACGGTGCTGCCAATATCCGCCGGATGTTCCCGGGCGCTACCACCGTATTCCTGCTGCCGCCCTCTGTGGAGGAGCTGGAGCATCGCCTACGCGGCCGCGGAACCGAGACCGAGGAAAGTATTCAGGAACGTCTCGCCACCGCCCGGCAGGAGCTGGCCGAGCAGGATAAGTTTACCGTAAAGCTGGTCAATAATCAGATCGAGCCTTGCGCAGCAGAGCTGTATCAGGTCATCTGCCAGCGTGCCGGGCTGCAGGGCTGAAAAATCAAGCGTTGAAGGAGTTGGACGAATGCCCAAAACGGTAGGTGTTGCCGTCAGCAATGCGACCTTCCATTTTGATAAGCTGTATACCTACGCCGTTCTGCCGGAACATCAGAATGCGGTGCGTCTGGGCAGCATGGTGCTGATACCCTTTGGCAAGGGCAGCCGCGCCCGCATGGGCGTGGTGCTGACCTGCGATGCCGAGCCGGAGCACTCCAAGCTGAAATATCTGTTCGATGTAGCCCCGGCCTCGGCCTGTCTGACCCCGGAGCTGCTGCGGCTGGTGCATTTCTTAAAGGAACGCACCTTCTGCACCTACTATGAGGCCGTCAAGGCGGTCATTCCGTATGGTGCGCAGTATAAGCCCGCCGTGGCGGCAGACGGTGTGACCCCGGTGCTGCAAAAGCAGCTTACCCGCCACACTGAAAACGCCTATAAGCTTGTGGGAACGCTGCCGCAAAAGCCAAAGCCTACGGCAAAACAGCTGGCGGCGGTGGCATTGCTGAGCGGCGGCCCTCGCGCCCTGAACGAGTTGGAGGATAAGGGTATCAGCCGCGCGGTGCTGGATAACCTGTGCACCAAGGGTGTGCTGGAATGCAGCAAGGTGAATAAGTCCATCGACCTGTACGCTTCCATCCCGCTCCGTAACGACCCCATCACCCTCACCGAACAGCAGCAGGCCGCCTACGATACACTGCTGCCCAAGTTAGAAGATGCCGCACCCCATTCGGCGCTGCTGTATGGTGTGACCGGCAGCGGCAAGACGCTTGTGTTTTTAAAGCTGATTTCCCGCTGTCTGGAGCTTGGCCGCAAGGCGCTGGTGCTGGTGCCGGAGATCAGCCTGACCCCGCAGATGATCCTGCGGTTAAAAGGGCAGTTCGGCCGCCGCGTGGCAGTGCAGCACTCCGCGCTCAACCACACTGAGCGCCTGCTGCAATGGCAGATGATCCAGGACGGCGGTGCAGATATCGTGGTTGGTACCCGCAGCGCGGTGTTTTCACCGCTGGAAAATATCGGCCTTATCATCATTGACGAGGAGCAGGAGCACACCTACCGGTCGGAATCCGCACCGCGCTACTCCGCCCACGAGGTCGCCCGGCAGCGTGCCGCCGAAAACGGCGCACTGCTGCTTCTGGCCAGCGCCACCCCCAGCACCGAAAGCTTCTACGCTGCGCAGAACGGACGTACCCAGCTGGTGCGCCTGACCAAGCGCTACGGCGGCAACCCGCTGCCCAGCGTGCAGATCGTGGATATGCGGGCAGAACTGGCTGCGGGCAACCCCCGGGAGATCAGCCTTGCGCTGGAGGATGCCATCCGCCGCAATCTGGACGCAGAAAAGCAGACCATTCTTCTGCTCAATCGCCGGGGCTACCAGACCATTGCCCAGTGCGAGGACTGC harbors:
- a CDS encoding DDE transposase family protein; its protein translation is MRSIPEQRIAEFQEQDYQLYFGISKLEFDRMLQALHEAYRQEHKRKTRFTKISMMDKLILTLIYRYEYRTMESIAKEYEVSLDTIADNIHWVERTLLNADILQTSVTCVYKTN
- a CDS encoding YicC/YloC family endoribonuclease, whose amino-acid sequence is MILSMTGFGRGTAVLNGREITVELRSVNSRYFEYSSRIPRTCSSLDSRLKKQLNQRISRGKVELSMTVQNVDAADTVVAVNMELARSYQQAMRDLSEQLGVKNDVSTAVLTRFPDVLTTRHADVDEEQLWQDVSAVTAQALDRFVEMRAAEGAKMKADVESRLVFLEECVGKVEALSAGRVENYTNRLYEKLKVILQDRDIDDARVLTEAAIFGDKTAVDEETVRLRSHIAQYRDILQLDEPVGRKLDFLTQELNRETNTIGSKCQDLDITRIVVDMKAEIEKIREQIQNLE
- a CDS encoding DUF370 domain-containing protein, whose translation is MKLINIGFGNMVSAGRVVAVVSPDSAPVKRLVKEARERGMLIDASYGRSTRAVLIMDSDHVVLSALQPETVASRAAGQEGRTSMEEEASHGE
- the gmk gene encoding guanylate kinase; protein product: MANDKFLFVVSGAAGTGKDSVVKALREAHPEIEKTVSATTRAPRPGEQEGVDYYYRTREQFQQLLESDQVVEHNFYNGNYYGTLKSEVEKRLEAGKVVVLVIDVHGAANIRRMFPGATTVFLLPPSVEELEHRLRGRGTETEESIQERLATARQELAEQDKFTVKLVNNQIEPCAAELYQVICQRAGLQG
- the priA gene encoding replication restart helicase PriA; protein product: MPKTVGVAVSNATFHFDKLYTYAVLPEHQNAVRLGSMVLIPFGKGSRARMGVVLTCDAEPEHSKLKYLFDVAPASACLTPELLRLVHFLKERTFCTYYEAVKAVIPYGAQYKPAVAADGVTPVLQKQLTRHTENAYKLVGTLPQKPKPTAKQLAAVALLSGGPRALNELEDKGISRAVLDNLCTKGVLECSKVNKSIDLYASIPLRNDPITLTEQQQAAYDTLLPKLEDAAPHSALLYGVTGSGKTLVFLKLISRCLELGRKALVLVPEISLTPQMILRLKGQFGRRVAVQHSALNHTERLLQWQMIQDGGADIVVGTRSAVFSPLENIGLIIIDEEQEHTYRSESAPRYSAHEVARQRAAENGALLLLASATPSTESFYAAQNGRTQLVRLTKRYGGNPLPSVQIVDMRAELAAGNPREISLALEDAIRRNLDAEKQTILLLNRRGYQTIAQCEDCREVLKCPKCSVPMVYHKSARKVLCHYCGSQQEPPPTLCPACGGKLQYRGFGTQKAEEELAKLFPEARVLRMDQDSTAAKDAHEKLLAKFAAHEYDIMVGTQMVAKGLDFEDVTLVGVLGIDSLLFAQGFRAYENVFSLITQVVGRSGRAKEPGFAIIQTTDPDNPVLTLAAAQDYDAFYEQEIAYRKLGLYPPFCGLCVIGFAGAKENEVARAAARFSVLLGQQAAKQPDLPLRILGPTPGSIEKINDTYRYKLTVKCRNDRRFRDLVRAALALYEKEKLPSKASVVVDLHSDGDI